The genomic region ACGCGATCTGCTTTTTATAAAGAAAACAAATACAATTTACAATACAAAAATACAGATATTTTATGAAACACCTTGTCCTTTAGCATTTATGAAACATTTGAGCAGTCTCCACTACAAATTATAAAGCAAAACTTTAAAATTACCTAATCCGCAACAATTCATAATCTTTCACTAAAAACCTACTAAAATTGGTTAATTGCTTGATTTTAAACAATTCAAAGAATTACTTTTAGTAATACAATTAAAATTCAAAAATTATGGATCAAGAAAAAATTGATAATATGCGTTCGACGCTAAGTAAACTGGAAGACATTAAAAACAGTCAGGAAAGTATTATCGATAAAATAAACCATGTGATTACAGATTTGTTTGAGCATCCTGATAAAGAATTAGAAAAAGCTATGGAAGAAGCCCACCAGCGATCTTCAGATAATATAGAGGCTGTAAATGAAGCAATCGAAGATTACGAGATGAAAATTAATCAATTAGAATTGCAGGATTAATTTAAAAATCTGTTAACAGCACGTCTAAAAACAGAGTTGTAAATTGAGGTTAGTTAAAAAACTAACCTCTTTTTTTATTAATATTAAGTAGTACTTCAAAATAAAATTCCACATGAAACATGTTAGCGCCAGCGAAATAGAAGGTATGGAAAGAATCTTCAGGTTAAACCTTATCAATAGCCTCTCTGGGTACAAAAGTGCCAACCTTATAGCTACAAAATCGAAAGAAAAGGGAGCCAATGTCGCCGTTTTTAGCTCGGTTACTCACCTTGGTAGTGATCCTGCACTTATCGGTTTTGTGACGCGACCAGCCACCCTACCTAGAAATACCTATAAGAATATTAAAGACACTAATTATTTTACAGTAAATCATATCCACCAGGATATGATTGCAAAAGCACATCAAACCGCGGCAAAATATGAAGAAGCTGTCTCTGAATTTTCTAAAACCGGACTGGAAGAGGAATATTTAGATGAATTCTTTGCTCCCTACGTAAAACAATGTGCCGTTAAAATTGGTTGCGAATATGTAAATGAATATCAGATCAAAGAAAACGGAACTGCTTTGGTTATCGGAGCTATCAAGCATGTTTATTTTGATGAAAGCATCCAAACTCCAGATGGCTGGCTACGATTAGAAGATGCCGGCACTGTTGCAATTAATGGCTTAGACGGCTATGCGCTACCGGCGCTGTTAGATCGATTTCATTATGCAAGACCGGGACAGGAAATCAAAAGTTTTTTCGATAAAAATGCCCCTAAAGATTGAAGTATGTAAAGAAAGAAAACTTACCACAAAAAAGCTGTCCGGTTTGCAAAAGGCCATTTAGCTGGCGTAAAAAATGGGCGAAAAAATGGAATAATGTAATTTATTGCAGTGAAAAATGTCGAAGAAATAAAGTAAGAACAAATTAATGAGTACAGGATTAATCTGGTTTGAAAATAATCTGAGGGTAAAAGACAATAAGGCATTATT from Zunongwangia profunda SM-A87 harbors:
- a CDS encoding flavin reductase family protein; its protein translation is MKHVSASEIEGMERIFRLNLINSLSGYKSANLIATKSKEKGANVAVFSSVTHLGSDPALIGFVTRPATLPRNTYKNIKDTNYFTVNHIHQDMIAKAHQTAAKYEEAVSEFSKTGLEEEYLDEFFAPYVKQCAVKIGCEYVNEYQIKENGTALVIGAIKHVYFDESIQTPDGWLRLEDAGTVAINGLDGYALPALLDRFHYARPGQEIKSFFDKNAPKD
- a CDS encoding DUF2256 domain-containing protein; this translates as MKYVKKENLPQKSCPVCKRPFSWRKKWAKKWNNVIYCSEKCRRNKVRTN